The Bdellovibrio sp. NC01 genome includes the window ATGAGTTTCGATGCTGTCATCGAATGTCCAGCCGCCAATTTGTGCGACAGCGCCGCCCAAAAGCTTCGGATCTTGTTGATAAGTAAGAACGATTTTTTTGTTCAATACTTTTGCCGCTTTCGCTTCGATCTCTTTTTGAGCTTCAGCAGAAAGAGGTTGAGCTGAACGAACAACTCCACGAGTAACACCTTCTTCGATATCCAAGTAACCTTGGAATGCTAGAGCGATCTCTGGAAGAAGTTGAATTCTGTTTTTTTCTGCAAGTAGAACAAGTGCGTTCATAACTTCTTCAGAAAGACCTTTACCTGCGAATGCAGCTTTAACCGCAGCAACTTTTTGGGTCGCTGT containing:
- the atpH gene encoding ATP synthase F1 subunit delta — protein: MKVNEVSRRYAKALLAVVKQKGVHAKAFAELQAVADAFKTDATIAAYFENPMVTATQKVAAVKAAFAGKGLSEEVMNALVLLAEKNRIQLLPEIALAFQGYLDIEEGVTRGVVRSAQPLSAEAQKEIEAKAAKVLNKKIVLTYQQDPKLLGGAVAQIGGWTFDDSIETHLKKLNEELNRRAN